The genome window ACTATACAGATAACTATGATGGTTCAGAAAAGGAACCTATTGTCCTTCCAAGTCGCTATCCAAACTTATTAGTAAATGGAGCGGCAGGAATTGCAGTTGGTATGGCGACAAATATTCCACCACATCAACTTGGTGAAACGATAGATGCAGTAATAGCACTTTCTGAAAATCCTGCCATTACAACGGAAGAATTGATGGAAATCATCCCAGGACCTGATTTCCCAACTGGTGGATTAATTTTAGGCCGTAGCGGTATTCGTCGTGCCTACGAAACAGGCCGTGGCTCTATCATTATTCGTGCGAAGGTAGAGATTGAACAAAAAGCAAATGGTAAGGAAACAATTCTCATTCATGAATTACCATACCAAGTGAATAAAGCTAAGCTTATTGAAAAAATAGCAGAGCTTGTACGCGATAAAAAAATTGATGGTATTACAAACCTACGTGATGAATCTGACCGACGCGGTATGCGAGTAGTCATTGAGATCCGCAAAGATGCAAATGCCAACGTAGTTTTAAATAATTTATATAAACAAACAGCAATGCAATCGAGCTTCGGTATTAATATGCTGTCATTAGTAAATGGCCAGCCTAAAGTAATGGGCTTAAAAGAAATGCTGTATCATTATTTAGAGCACCAAAAGGTTATTATTCGTCGTCGTACGGAATTTGACTTAAGGAAAGCGGAAGACCGTGCACATATTTTAGAGGGCTTACGTATCGCTCTTGATCATATCGACGAAATTATTGCTATTATCCGTGGTTCACGTAGTGGTGATGAAGCGAAGCCACAATTAATGGAACGATTCAATTTATCTGAACGTCAAGCGCAAGCAATTTTAGATATGCGTTTAGTCCGTTTAAGTGGATTAGAGCGTGAAAAAATTGAAGCAGAATATCAAGAACTTCAAATACTAATTGCTGAATTAAAAGCGATTTTGGCAGATGAAGCTAAAATTGTTGAAATTATTCGTACTGAAATATTAGAGCTGAAAGAACGCTTTAATGATAAACGCCGTACTGAAATAACATCTGGCGGTTTAGAAATGATTGAAGACGAGGATTTAATTCCAGTTGAAAATTCAGTCGTAACTTTAACACATAATGGTTATATCAAACGTTTAGCTGCGAATACATATCGCAGTCAAAAACGTGGTGGTCGTGGCGTACAAGGTATGGGTACAAATGAAGATGATTTTGTTGAGCACCTTATGAATACATCCACACACGATACTATTTTATTTTTCACCTCAAAAGGAAAAGTATTTAGAGCAAAAGGTTATGAAATTCCAGAATTCGGGCGTACAGCGAAAGGATTACCGATTGTTAACTTACTCAATATTGAAAAAGGTGAGAAAGTAACAGCAATGATCCGTGTTGCTTCATTTGATGAAGATGCGTACTTTATCTTCACTACTAAAACTGGTATTACAAAGCGTACACCAGTATCTCAATTTGCAAACATCCGTACAAACGGCTTAATAGCTATTAGTTTACGAGAAGATGATGATCTCATTTCTGTTCGTTTAACAGATGGCGATAAGCAAGTAATAATAGGTACTCGTGATGGAATGCTCGTACGTTTCCAAGAGGATGATATTCGTTCAATGGGCCGTACTGCAGGTGGCGTACGTGGTATTAAATTACGTGATGATGACGAAGTAGTTGGCATGGAAATCGTTGAACCAGGACAGGAAATTTTAGTTGTTACTGAAAAAGGTTACGGAAAACGTACTTCTGAAGAGGAATATCGTTTACAAAGCCGTGGTGGTGTAGGATTAAAGACAATTCAAATCACTGATAAAAACGGTCCAATGGTAGCTGTAAAAACTGTTGATGGTTCTGAAGATGTAATGCTTATTACAATTAATGGTATGCTAATCCGTATGGATGTGAATGATATCTCATTAATTGGCCGTAGTACACAGGGAGTTCGTTTAATTCGTTTAGGGGATGACGAGCTTGTTGCAACTGTAGCAAAGGTTGAAAAAGCAGAAGAAGTAGAAGAAGCAGAAGAAGCAGAAGAAGCTAACGAAGAAAATGATCAAGTAGAAGAATAATAAAAAGACCGATGACGACAGCGAATGTTGCCGTTCATCGGTTTTTTTTAGCGTAAATCATGAAAAATAAGTAATTATTTTGAATTCCATGATAAAATGAAATTAACCTTATGTTTAAGCAAGTGAAATAGTGAAGAGGTGTTAATTGCGTGGAAACTATACATGTCCCAATTTCAGAGTTGCGTGTGGGTAAAGTAATTTCAGAAGATATTTTTGCAAATACGCAATATCCAATAATTTTTAAAAACACAATAATTTCCTATGAACATTTACAAGTTTTTTTTGCTTTTAATATTACAAGAGTCCCAGTTTATAAAGAAGGAATAGAGGCTCAATCTGAGATAAAAGAAACGGAAATAGTTGTTCCACCAGAGGTTATTCCAACTTTTAAAAGGGTTTATGACAATTCTGTTGAGCAATTCAAAAAGGAATTTAAAAATTGGGAAGCTGGCGCAAAGGTAGATATTGCGAAAGCACGTAAAATAATTTTGCCATTATTAGAAATGGTTTTAGAAGATCGTACAATAATTTTTGATTTAAATGAGTATTCAAATCCAAAAGACTATTTGTACCATCATTGTGTAGCAACAGCATTGATTTCTTCAGTGATTGCGCAAAAATTAGGTTATGATAGAGGAATTACAATTCAAGTTGCAATTGGAGGGTTATTAGCTGATTGTGGGATGGCAAAAATTCATCCACGTATCCGTGATAAAAAAACGACTTTAACAGAGCAGGAGTTTGATGAAATTTATAAACATCCGATTTATAGCTATAATATGGTCAAAGATTTAACAATCTTAAAGGATACAATGAAAGAGGCTATTTTCCAGCACCATGAGCGTTTAAATGGTAGTGGCTATCCAAAGGGTGAAAAAATTGCTAATATTTCTACTTTCGCTCAAATTATCGCTGTTGCAGATGTATTCCATGCAATGACATGTGAGCGAGTTTATAGAGTAAAGCAATCTTCCTTTAAAGTTATAGAAATGATTAATGAATCTGAATTTGGAAAATTTGATATTAAAGTAGTTCGTGCACTTATAGATATTGTTGCTGACCTTCCTATAGGTACAATAGTAGAACTATCTAATCTGGAACAGGGCGAAGTGATGTTTGTAAATAAATTTGCACCAACTCGTCCGCTAATCAAATTAAGCCACTCAGGAGAGATATTTGATTTAGGTAAAAATCGTACCTTCTATATTTCACGTATTATAACGAATATATAATAGTCGAAAGGCAACCCAATAATATATTGGCGGTTGCCTTTTTTCACTTTTATTGCAATCGGATTTATACGGCGAAAACAAAGCGACAGCAATAAAAAGACTCTAACCTCTAAATATAGCCAGATAAAATACGGGGATTTGATATATCAAAAACCGATTAACTAGAGAAAAAATTTCTTTGAAATCATTTCACTTCTTTCAGTAAATGTTTTTTGTAGCGAAAGCGAAGCGTCAGCTACAAATGTCTTTTGTACCGATAGCGTAGCGACAGGTACAGAAGTCTCCCACCTCTATAGTAGGTGAGAGGAATGCGCGGGTTTAAGTTGCTTTTCAGCGGGTGTCCAAACATCCAATGAAATAGAGGAACTCGCGCTAAGAACTTCATATGCTGTGAAAACGCCTGATTGGTAACATCATGTTGCTGGCGCTTCGCTTTCGCACAGAAAACATTTGTTGGCCTAAAGCTTCCATCGGATGAAAGGAGTTCTTTGTGCAAACACAAAGCCGAATCCGGACGCAATTATGCCGAGGCCTAATTGATTCAAGGTTAAGCTAAATCCGCTAAACATAGTGATGTAGAAGGAGAATAATAGTTTATATAAAATAGTGAAATATTTTTTTGAGAAAGTGTTGACATAGTTTTAGATTCTTGATATTATTAGTGAGTCGCCAAGAGGTGATGCTTAAAATAAAGTAATGAACCTTGAAAACTGAACAAGCAAAACGTAATCAATAAAGTTTCCAGTAGCTAACCTTGAGTTGGTGAACGAAACAAAATTTTGGACATCAAACATGATGCCAGCAAAACAATTTGAGCTAATCAAATTTCTTTTTATGGAGAGTTTGATCCTGGCTCAGGACGAACGCTGGCGGCGTGCCTAATACATGCAAGTCGAGCGAACAGAGAAGGAGCTTGCTCCTTTGACGTTAGCGGCGGACGGGTGAGTAACACGTGGGCAACCTACCTTATAGTTTGGGATAACTCCGGGAAACCGGGGCTAATACCGAATAATCTATTTCGCTTCATGGTGAAGTATTGAAAGACGGTTTCGGCTGTCGCTATAAGATGGGCCCGCGGCGCATTAGCTAGTTGGTGAGGTAACGGCTCACCAAGGCAACGATGCGTAGCCGACCTGAGAGGGTGATCGGCCACACTGGGACTGAGACACGGCCCAGACTCCTACGGGAGGCAGCAGTAGGGAATCTTCCACAATGGGCGAAAGCCTGATGGAGCAACGCCGCGTGAGTGAAGAAGGTTTTCGGATCGTAAAACTCTGTTGTAAGGGAAGAACAAGTACAGTAGTAACTGGCTGTACCTTGACGGTACCTTATTAGAAAGCCACGGCTAACTACGTGCCAGCAGCCGCGGTAATACGTAGGTGGCAAGCGTTGTCCGGGAATTATTGGGCGTAAAGCGCGCGCAGGCAGTCCTTTAAGTCTGATGTGAAAGCCCACGGCTCAACCGTGGAGGGTCATTGGAAACTGGGGGACTTGAGTGCAGAAGAGGAAAGTGGAATTCCAAGTGTAGCGGTGAAATGCGTAGAGATTTGGAGGAACACCAGTGGCGAAGGCGACTTTCTGGTCTGTAACTGACGCTGAGGCGCGAAAGCGTGGGGAGCAAACAGGATTAGATACCCTGGTAGTCCACGCCGTAAACGATGAGTGCTAAGTGTTAGGGGTTTCCGCCCTTAGTGCTGCAGCTAACGCATTAAGCACTCCGCCTGGGGAGTACGGTCGCAAGACTGAAACTCAAAGGAATTGACGGGGGCCCGCACAAGCGGTGGAGCATGTGGTTTTAATTCGAAGCAACGCGAAGAACCTTACCAGGTCTTGACATCCCGTTGACCACTGTAGAGATATAGTTTTTCCCTTCGGGGACAACGGTGACAGGTGGTGCATGGTTGTCGTCAGCTCGTGTCGTGAGATGTTGGGTTAAGTCCCGCAACGAGCGCAACCCTTGATCTTAGTTGCCATCATTTAGTTGGGCACTCTAAGGTGACTGCCGGTGACAAACCGGAGGAAGGTGGGGATGACGTCAAATCATCATGCCCCTTATGACCTGGGCTACACACGTGCTACAATGGACGATACAAACGGTTGCCAACTCGCGAGAGGGAGCTAATCCGATAAAGTCGTTCTCAGTTCGGATTGTAGGCTGCAACTCGCCTACATGAAGCCGGAATCGCTAGTAATCGCGGATCAGCATGCCGCGGTGAATACGTTCCCGGGCCTTGTACACACCGCCCGTCACACCACGAGAGTTTGTAACACCCGAAGTCGGTGGGGTAACCTTTGGAGCCAGCCGCCGAAGGTGGGATAGATGATTGGGGTGAAGTCGTAACAAGGTAGCCGTATCGGAAGGTGCGGCTGGATCACCTCCTTTCTAAGGATATTTTCGGAATACAAACCTAGGGTTTGTAAGATTACGTTTTGCGTTCAGTTTTGAAGGTTTATGAATAATTATAAAACTTCTAAGAGGGCCTATAGCTCAGCTGGTTAGAGCGCACGCCTGATAAGCGTGAGGTCGATGGTTCGAGTCCATTTAGGCCCACCATATATACCTCTTGGGGCCTTAGCTCAGCTGGGAGAGCGCCTGCCTTGCACGCAGGAGGTCAGCGGTTCGATCCCGCTAGGCTCCACCAATTATTGTTCTTTGAAAACTGGATAAAACGACATTGAAATTGTAACAAACACATTTATTTTTTTAAGTTTTTTTATAGGCTTAATAACTTGGTTAAGTTATTAAGGGCGCACGGCGAATGCCTTGGCACTAGGAGCCGAAGAAGGACGGCACTAACACCGATATGCTTCGGGGAGCTGTAAGTGAGCTTTGATCCGGAGATTTCCGAATGGGGGAACCCACTACGTTTAATCGCGTAGTATCTTGACGTGAATTCATAGCGTCTTGAAGGCAGACCCAGGGAACTGAAACATCTAAGTACCTGGAGGAAGAGAAAGAAAAATCGATTCCCTGAGTAGCGGCAGAGCGAAACAGGAAGAGCCCAAACCAAGAGGCTTGCCTCTTGGGGTTGTAGGACACTCTATACGGAGTTACAAAAGAGCGAGTTAGATGAAGCGACTTGGAAAAGGTCCGCCAGAGCAGGTAAAAAGCCCTGTAGTCGAAAGTTCGTTCTCTCCAGAGTGGATCCTGAGTACGGCGGAACACGTGAAATTCCGTCGGAATCCGGGAGGACCATCTCCCAAGGCTAAATACTACCTAGTGACCGATAGTGAACCAGTACCGTGAGGGAAAGGTGAAAAAGCACCCCGGAAGGGGAGTGAAAGAGATCCTGAAACCGTGTGCCTACAAGTAGTTAGAGCCCGTTAATGGGTGATAGCGTGCCTTTTTGTAGAATGAACCGGCGAGTTACGATTACGTGCGAGGTTAAGCTTTAGAAGGCGGAGCCGCAGCGAAAGCGAGTCTGAATAGGGCGAAATAGTACGTGGTCGTAGACCCGAAACCAGGTGATCTACCCATGTCCAGGGTGAAGGTGAGGTAACACTTACTGGAGGCCCGAACCCACGCACGTTGAAAAGTGCGGGGATGAGGTGTGGGTAGCGGAGAAATTCCAATCGAACCTGGAGATAGCTGGTTCTCTCCGAAATAGCTTTAGGGCTAGCCTCGTGATGAGAATACTGGAGGTAGAGCACTGTTTGGACTAGGGGGCCATCCCGGTTTACCGAATTCAGACAAACTCCGAATGCCAGATATTTATACACGGGAGTCAGACTGCGAGTGATAAGATCCGTAGTCAAAAGGGAAACAGCCCAGACCACCAGCTAAGGTCCCAAAGTAATCGTTAAGTGGAAAAAGGATGTGGCGTTGCACAGACAACCAGGATGTTGGCTTAGAAGCAGCCATCATTTAAAAGAGTGCGTAATAGCTCACTGGTCGAGTGACGCTGCGCCGAAAAATGTATCGGGGCTAAACGATTCACCGAAGCTGTGGATTGACATCTATGATGTCAGTGGTAGGAGAGCGTTCTAAGTGCGTTGAAGTCAGACCGGAAGGACTGGTGGAGCGCTTAGAAGTGAGAATGCCGGTATGAGTAGCGAAAGACGGGTGAGAATCCCGTCCACCGTATGACTAAGGTTTCCTGAGGAAGGCTCGTCCGCTCAGGGTTAGTCGGGACCTAAGCCGAGGCCGATAGGCGTAGGCGATGGACAACAGGTTGATATTCCTGTACCACCTCCTCACCGTTTGAGAAATGGGGGACGCAGTAGGATAGGGTAAGCGCGCTGTTGGTTATGCGCGTCCAAGCAGTAAGGCGTGTGTGTAGGCAAATCCGCACACTGTAACGTTGAGCTGTGATGGCGAGTCCGTATGGACGAAGTTCCTGATTTCACACTGCCAAGAAAAAGCCTCTATCGAGGTGAGAGGTGCCCGTACCGCAAACCGACACAGGTAGTCGAGGAGAGAATCCTAAGGTGTGCGAGAGAACTCTCGTTAAGGAACTCGGCAAAATGACCCCGTAACTTCGGGAGAAGGGGTGCTCTTGAGCGTGCAAGCGCATGAGAGCCGCAGTGAATAGGCCCAGGCGACTGTTTAGCAAAAAAACACAGGTCTCTGCAAAACCGTAAGGTGACGTATAGGGGCTGACGCCTGCCCGGTGCTGGAAGGTTAAGAGGAGTGGTTAGCGCAAGCGAAGCTGCGAATTGAAGCCCCAGTAAACGGCGGCCGTAACTATAACGGTCCTAAGGTAGCGAAATTCCTTGTCGGGTAAGTTCCGACCCGCACGAAAGGCGTAACGATCTGGGCACTGTCTCAACGAGAGACTCGGTGAAATTATAGTACCTGTGAAGATGCAGGTTACCCGCGACAGGACGGAAAGACCCCGTGGAGCTTTACTGTAGCCTGATATTGAATTTTGGTACAACTTGTACAGGATAGGTAGGAGCCAGAGATCTCGGAGCGCCAGCTTCGAAGGAGGCGTCGGTGGGATACTACCCTGGTTGTATTGAAATTCTAACCCATGCCCTCTTTAGCGGGGCAGGGAGACAGTGTCAGGCGGACAGTTTGACTGGGGCGGTCGCCTCCTAAAA of Lysinibacillus agricola contains these proteins:
- the gyrA gene encoding DNA gyrase subunit A, producing MSEQERSGVKGVNITEEIETSFLDYAMSVIVSRALPDVRDGLKPVHRRILYGMQELGNTADKAYKKSARIVGDVMGKYHPHGDSSIYDAMVRMAQDFSYRYMLVDGHGNFGSVDGDGAAAMRYTESRMSRIAMEMLRDINKDTIDYTDNYDGSEKEPIVLPSRYPNLLVNGAAGIAVGMATNIPPHQLGETIDAVIALSENPAITTEELMEIIPGPDFPTGGLILGRSGIRRAYETGRGSIIIRAKVEIEQKANGKETILIHELPYQVNKAKLIEKIAELVRDKKIDGITNLRDESDRRGMRVVIEIRKDANANVVLNNLYKQTAMQSSFGINMLSLVNGQPKVMGLKEMLYHYLEHQKVIIRRRTEFDLRKAEDRAHILEGLRIALDHIDEIIAIIRGSRSGDEAKPQLMERFNLSERQAQAILDMRLVRLSGLEREKIEAEYQELQILIAELKAILADEAKIVEIIRTEILELKERFNDKRRTEITSGGLEMIEDEDLIPVENSVVTLTHNGYIKRLAANTYRSQKRGGRGVQGMGTNEDDFVEHLMNTSTHDTILFFTSKGKVFRAKGYEIPEFGRTAKGLPIVNLLNIEKGEKVTAMIRVASFDEDAYFIFTTKTGITKRTPVSQFANIRTNGLIAISLREDDDLISVRLTDGDKQVIIGTRDGMLVRFQEDDIRSMGRTAGGVRGIKLRDDDEVVGMEIVEPGQEILVVTEKGYGKRTSEEEYRLQSRGGVGLKTIQITDKNGPMVAVKTVDGSEDVMLITINGMLIRMDVNDISLIGRSTQGVRLIRLGDDELVATVAKVEKAEEVEEAEEAEEANEENDQVEE
- a CDS encoding HD-GYP domain-containing protein, which encodes METIHVPISELRVGKVISEDIFANTQYPIIFKNTIISYEHLQVFFAFNITRVPVYKEGIEAQSEIKETEIVVPPEVIPTFKRVYDNSVEQFKKEFKNWEAGAKVDIAKARKIILPLLEMVLEDRTIIFDLNEYSNPKDYLYHHCVATALISSVIAQKLGYDRGITIQVAIGGLLADCGMAKIHPRIRDKKTTLTEQEFDEIYKHPIYSYNMVKDLTILKDTMKEAIFQHHERLNGSGYPKGEKIANISTFAQIIAVADVFHAMTCERVYRVKQSSFKVIEMINESEFGKFDIKVVRALIDIVADLPIGTIVELSNLEQGEVMFVNKFAPTRPLIKLSHSGEIFDLGKNRTFYISRIITNI